A region of Polyangiaceae bacterium DNA encodes the following proteins:
- a CDS encoding VCBS repeat-containing protein encodes MRRKTRLQLAAVALCASLAPPSRAQPDKGAAPAPTPAEAPRACTTGRASALSELGCELKEALGKLPADALVVAAPLAADAKLADAAQLAARLLSVTAGALGLKSSSEAATLARARTLAARSGTLVHLVPEIQRGEVRLTADVYPVPKSFWDRVRDPEPNPRAHAFASRRLDAELRTFFPPVPLVAKRTDKAGTGEQSPVAVACGDLNGDGSLEAVLVGRSRAQLGRVRAGRFVASATVAWTQLSPLSRAPLREPIGSAAIEPGRWVDIGLTDRLDAVRLDASFALKEKLGRRLPWPAGGCSKVLGTSIRPEIEACSKGDEAPKVARMEKPGDAMAGATVLGRDGKPRQVRALRVFNESSVLLRDDAGRSARLEAAGAQLAVGDLDGDGQPEILSSSDTLDESGDALVVHTWQDDGKLVERLRVAVPTGVRALAACPADGSGLAAVLVATPGELWVLR; translated from the coding sequence ATGCGGCGAAAGACCCGGCTCCAACTGGCGGCTGTCGCCCTGTGCGCCTCATTGGCGCCGCCGAGCCGCGCCCAGCCCGACAAGGGCGCGGCCCCGGCGCCCACCCCTGCGGAGGCCCCGCGGGCCTGCACGACCGGTCGGGCGAGCGCCCTCTCCGAGCTCGGCTGCGAGCTCAAGGAGGCGTTGGGCAAGCTGCCCGCCGACGCCCTGGTGGTAGCAGCGCCGCTCGCCGCCGATGCCAAGCTGGCCGACGCTGCGCAGCTCGCCGCCCGCTTGCTCAGCGTCACGGCCGGCGCGCTGGGACTGAAGAGCTCCAGCGAGGCCGCCACCCTCGCGCGCGCGCGCACGCTGGCGGCTCGATCGGGAACGCTGGTCCACCTCGTCCCCGAGATCCAGCGCGGCGAGGTCAGGCTCACGGCCGACGTCTACCCGGTGCCCAAGAGCTTCTGGGACCGCGTGCGCGATCCGGAGCCGAACCCGCGCGCCCACGCCTTCGCCAGCCGCCGCCTCGACGCCGAGCTGCGCACGTTCTTCCCCCCCGTCCCGCTGGTCGCCAAGCGTACCGACAAGGCCGGAACCGGCGAGCAGAGCCCGGTGGCCGTCGCCTGCGGCGATCTGAACGGCGACGGCTCGCTGGAGGCGGTGCTGGTGGGGCGCTCTCGCGCGCAGCTGGGCCGCGTGCGCGCGGGCCGCTTCGTCGCCTCCGCGACCGTGGCCTGGACGCAGCTTTCGCCCCTCTCGCGGGCGCCGCTCCGCGAGCCGATCGGAAGCGCTGCCATCGAGCCGGGCCGCTGGGTGGACATCGGGCTGACGGACCGGCTGGACGCGGTCCGCCTGGACGCGAGCTTCGCGCTGAAGGAGAAGCTCGGTCGACGCCTGCCTTGGCCCGCCGGGGGCTGCTCCAAGGTCCTCGGCACGAGCATTCGGCCGGAAATCGAGGCCTGCAGCAAGGGCGACGAAGCGCCGAAGGTCGCACGGATGGAGAAGCCTGGAGACGCCATGGCGGGCGCGACGGTGCTCGGACGCGACGGCAAACCGCGGCAGGTGCGGGCGCTCCGGGTCTTCAACGAGAGCAGTGTTCTGTTGCGCGACGACGCGGGCCGCAGCGCGCGACTCGAGGCTGCCGGCGCGCAGCTCGCGGTCGGCGACCTGGATGGTGACGGGCAACCCGAGATCTTGAGCAGCAGCGACACGCTGGACGAGTCTGGTGACGCGTTGGTCGTCCACACTTGGCAAGACGACGGCAAGTTGGTCGAGCGACTGCGCGTCGCGGTGCCGACCGGCGTGCGGGCGCTTGCCGCCTGTCCCGCCGACGGCTCGGGGCTCGCAGCCGTGTTGGTGGCGACACCAGGCGAGCTC
- a CDS encoding outer membrane beta-barrel domain-containing protein: MAPRLLLVIASLAWLVAFLSPARAEAQCVDEALKEQLIGKRAYRGVVPRLFKKALRHELSPMGGWYAADLADGAPVYGGAYTFHFTEDLGLEASYFRTRQKYGLLQAIIDRQQGLVQFQESPEEDVQLFLGHLIWSMAYGKVRWFGGAIHRFDFYLSLGGGATDTSESGGLGLTGSGGFGLKFYLAQWLAFRLDARDHVRNHRAPFAVEKIVNDVSLMGGLSVFFPFSS, encoded by the coding sequence TTGGCCCCCCGACTTCTGCTCGTCATTGCTTCGCTGGCCTGGCTAGTCGCGTTCTTGTCCCCGGCGCGGGCCGAGGCGCAGTGCGTCGACGAGGCGCTGAAGGAGCAGCTCATCGGAAAGCGGGCCTACCGCGGGGTCGTCCCGCGCCTGTTCAAGAAGGCGCTCCGGCACGAGCTGTCCCCGATGGGTGGTTGGTATGCGGCGGACCTCGCCGACGGCGCGCCGGTCTACGGCGGCGCCTACACCTTCCACTTCACCGAGGACCTGGGCCTCGAAGCCTCGTACTTTCGCACCCGTCAGAAGTACGGCCTCCTGCAGGCCATCATCGATCGGCAGCAGGGCCTGGTGCAGTTCCAGGAGTCGCCGGAGGAGGACGTCCAGCTGTTCCTGGGCCACCTGATCTGGTCGATGGCCTACGGCAAGGTGCGCTGGTTTGGCGGAGCCATCCACCGCTTCGACTTCTACCTGTCGCTCGGCGGCGGCGCGACGGACACCAGCGAGTCCGGCGGCCTCGGCCTCACCGGCTCGGGCGGCTTCGGCCTCAAGTTCTACTTGGCCCAGTGGCTGGCCTTCCGCCTCGACGCCCGCGATCACGTGCGAAATCATCGCGCTCCCTTCGCCGTCGAGAAGATCGTAAACGACGTGTCGCTCATGGGCGGGCTGAGCGTGTTCTTCCCGTTCTCGAGCTGA
- the gpmA gene encoding 2,3-diphosphoglycerate-dependent phosphoglycerate mutase — translation MRTLVLLRHGQSQWNKENRFTGWVDVPLSVEGVAEAENAGKLLRAEGFSFDRAYTSYLKRAIKTLWIALEELDQMWIPVQNSWRLNERMYGALQGLNKVETVQKHGEQQVKIWRRSYDIPPPAMDESDVGWPGNDPRYRSLAPSELPKTECLKDTVERFLPYWESDIAPALRCGERVIIVAHGNSLRALVKHLDAVSEADIVELNIPTGIPLVYELDEDLRPIKSRYLGDPEAAARAAAAVAAQLKG, via the coding sequence ATGAGAACCCTCGTCTTGTTGCGGCACGGTCAGAGCCAGTGGAACAAGGAAAACCGCTTCACCGGCTGGGTGGACGTTCCCCTCAGCGTGGAAGGGGTGGCCGAGGCCGAGAACGCCGGGAAGCTGCTCAGAGCGGAGGGCTTCAGCTTCGACCGCGCCTACACCTCGTACCTGAAGCGGGCCATCAAGACGCTGTGGATCGCCCTCGAAGAGCTGGACCAGATGTGGATCCCCGTCCAGAACAGCTGGCGGCTCAACGAGCGCATGTACGGCGCGCTGCAAGGGCTGAACAAGGTCGAGACCGTGCAGAAGCACGGCGAGCAGCAGGTCAAGATCTGGCGGCGCAGCTACGACATCCCTCCACCCGCGATGGATGAGAGCGACGTCGGCTGGCCGGGGAACGATCCGCGCTACCGGTCGCTCGCTCCGAGCGAGCTCCCGAAGACGGAGTGCTTGAAGGACACGGTCGAGCGCTTCCTGCCGTATTGGGAGTCGGACATCGCGCCGGCGCTCCGCTGCGGCGAGCGGGTGATCATCGTGGCTCACGGCAACAGTCTGCGTGCGCTGGTCAAGCACCTGGACGCGGTGAGCGAGGCGGACATCGTCGAGCTGAACATCCCGACCGGCATCCCGCTCGTCTACGAGCTCGACGAGGATCTGAGACCGATCAAGAGCCGCTACCTCGGTGACCCGGAGGCAGCTGCTCGTGCCGCGGCGGCGGTCGCCGCTCAGCTCAAGGGATGA
- a CDS encoding GAF domain-containing protein, which translates to MNDGPPPLALGASPAERAARYRDVLTTIRSLLEGEDDWIAGLATVVAELHAGFEYFDWTGVYRLVRPDLLVIGPYQGGHGCLRIAIERGVCGAAARTRATQLVPDVGQFPDHIACSALTRSEIVVPIVAPNGRLLGVLDVDSNRLAAFGEVDREHLEELCLLLGRQFEAAPNL; encoded by the coding sequence ATGAACGACGGGCCGCCGCCCCTCGCGCTCGGCGCGTCGCCCGCGGAGCGTGCCGCTCGCTACCGCGACGTGCTCACGACCATCCGCTCGCTGCTCGAGGGCGAGGACGACTGGATCGCCGGCCTCGCGACCGTGGTCGCCGAGCTCCACGCCGGCTTCGAGTACTTCGACTGGACCGGCGTCTACCGGCTGGTCCGGCCCGATCTGCTGGTGATCGGCCCCTACCAGGGCGGCCACGGCTGCCTGCGCATCGCCATCGAGCGGGGCGTGTGCGGCGCGGCGGCGCGCACCCGGGCCACTCAGCTCGTGCCGGACGTCGGCCAGTTCCCCGACCACATCGCGTGCTCCGCGCTCACGCGCTCCGAGATCGTCGTGCCCATCGTGGCGCCGAACGGGCGTCTGCTCGGCGTGCTCGACGTGGACTCGAACCGCCTCGCGGCGTTCGGCGAAGTGGACCGCGAGCACCTGGAAGAGCTCTGCCTGCTGCTCGGTCGCCAGTTCGAAGCCGCGCCGAATCTTTGA
- a CDS encoding DUF2330 domain-containing protein, which yields MKRHLVVCLAAAAALGPRAADACGGTFCDTGPQAMPVDQSGENILFVLDGQTVEAHVQIQYQGSAERFAWVVPMPDVPDVTVGSQPLFTQMLGATVPTYAMQTQNDSCGGGSGGALSFDGGVSGSGGAAGGGGGPQVVFEKTVGAFEVVVLKGGTATEVVDWLQNNNYQNIPSAPQILGDYVVKNYVFVAIKLTAGAGLDEIHPLVFKYTGNEPCVPLKLTRVAATEDMAVRAFFLGDDRVVPENYKHLKLNPVRLNWLSLGQNYKELVSRAADSAVANGKAFVTEYAGSSSVVSSAGVWSSAWNAAPFQGITPEKVADELSKQGLLTCTVGFQCSYGHPLIAGILADYLPVPPGMQDYDFYGCLSCNAAAIDQAKWNAAEFAAALQTRIIDPAVHAKSLLDKWPYLTRLYTTISPAEMTEDPIFRAAPGEPAVPAYALAVQRVTCGGKRGMILPDDRQVALDGTAWPVWDSTMPWAEDIEEYPPSGGKLTLVDNTAKIDALLADWNQKHGWPPPGGSGGSDFGGNGTGGTGAGAGGAGGASASGLQPGGGGGCGVATGSPLAGLSLLGLGLLALGRRRRLG from the coding sequence ATGAAACGTCATCTGGTCGTGTGTTTGGCCGCTGCTGCGGCGCTGGGGCCTCGCGCCGCGGACGCCTGCGGCGGGACCTTTTGCGACACCGGGCCGCAGGCGATGCCGGTGGACCAGTCGGGGGAGAACATCCTGTTCGTCCTCGACGGGCAGACGGTCGAAGCCCACGTGCAGATCCAGTACCAGGGCTCCGCCGAGCGCTTCGCCTGGGTGGTGCCGATGCCGGACGTGCCCGATGTGACCGTCGGCTCGCAGCCCCTGTTCACGCAGATGCTCGGGGCCACGGTGCCCACCTACGCCATGCAGACGCAGAACGACTCCTGCGGCGGCGGCAGTGGGGGCGCGTTGAGCTTCGACGGCGGAGTGTCCGGCTCCGGGGGGGCGGCGGGCGGCGGCGGCGGTCCACAGGTCGTGTTCGAGAAGACCGTCGGCGCCTTCGAGGTGGTGGTGCTGAAGGGCGGGACCGCCACCGAGGTGGTGGACTGGCTGCAAAACAACAACTACCAGAACATCCCCAGCGCGCCGCAGATCCTCGGTGACTACGTGGTCAAGAACTACGTGTTCGTCGCCATCAAGCTGACTGCTGGAGCGGGGCTCGACGAGATCCACCCGCTGGTCTTCAAGTACACGGGCAACGAGCCCTGCGTGCCGCTCAAGCTGACCCGCGTCGCTGCGACGGAGGACATGGCCGTGCGCGCGTTCTTCCTGGGTGACGACCGCGTCGTTCCCGAGAACTACAAGCACCTGAAGCTCAACCCGGTGCGGCTCAATTGGCTCTCGCTGGGCCAGAACTACAAGGAGTTGGTCAGCCGCGCTGCCGACAGCGCCGTCGCCAACGGCAAGGCCTTCGTCACCGAATACGCTGGCTCGAGCAGCGTCGTGAGCTCCGCGGGAGTGTGGAGCTCCGCCTGGAACGCCGCGCCCTTCCAGGGCATCACGCCGGAGAAGGTCGCGGACGAGCTCTCGAAACAGGGCTTGCTGACCTGCACGGTCGGCTTCCAGTGCAGCTACGGCCACCCGCTGATCGCCGGCATTCTGGCCGACTACCTGCCGGTGCCTCCGGGCATGCAGGACTACGACTTCTACGGGTGCCTGAGCTGCAACGCTGCGGCCATCGACCAGGCCAAGTGGAACGCCGCCGAGTTCGCCGCTGCGCTTCAGACGCGGATCATCGATCCGGCGGTGCACGCCAAGAGCTTGCTCGACAAGTGGCCCTACCTGACCCGGCTCTACACCACCATTTCGCCGGCGGAGATGACGGAGGACCCGATCTTCCGCGCGGCGCCGGGCGAGCCGGCGGTGCCGGCCTACGCGCTGGCGGTTCAGCGCGTCACCTGCGGAGGAAAGCGCGGCATGATCCTCCCCGACGACCGCCAGGTCGCGCTCGACGGCACAGCTTGGCCGGTTTGGGACAGCACCATGCCCTGGGCCGAGGACATCGAGGAGTACCCGCCGAGCGGCGGGAAGCTCACGCTGGTCGACAACACGGCGAAGATCGACGCGCTTCTCGCGGACTGGAACCAGAAGCACGGCTGGCCTCCACCTGGCGGGAGCGGAGGCTCGGATTTCGGCGGCAACGGCACGGGTGGCACTGGGGCAGGCGCAGGCGGCGCAGGCGGCGCGAGCGCGAGCGGGCTCCAGCCCGGCGGCGGCGGCGGCTGCGGCGTCGCGACAGGGTCTCCGCTCGCGGGCCTGTCGCTCCTGGGCTTGGGCCTCTTGGCGCTGGGGCGACGCCGCCGGCTCGGCTGA
- a CDS encoding DUF2330 domain-containing protein, translating into MRPRQLFIAASALALMIAAEAQQAQACGGTFCDSGPQAMPVDQSGENVLFVMDGKYVEAHVQIQYQGAAERFAWIVPMPKVPDVQVGSALLFDALLQGTVPTYGFTQQTDVCEDPSANDFGTSAGAGGAMGMGGSGGAKDAGGPQVVYEKTVGAFEVVVLQGGTAEEVSKWLADNAYQNIPTAPELLKSYVNQAYVFVAIKLTAGANSNEIHPLVFRYEGNEPCVPLKLTAVAATEDMGVRTFFLGDDRVVPTNYKHVTLNPARIDWSSMGQNYTQAVSRAVDSPVANGRAFVTEYAGPSSVVSSFSFYNSAWNSQVFAGIDPTLVVAKLEQMGLISCYSYRYDPQEDCQYSHPLLKPLLSEYLPVPPGLTPVEFYGSLTTYQDQIDQTKWNANEFAADFQLRIQAPAEHARDIVTKWPYLTRMFTTISPSEMTEDPMFHPQPGLEPVQPGAIAVRHTNCCGATTMELTDGRNIAFDKSTQTWPVWDSTMPWADQIEEFPLGGDKITLVDNGPVIAERLGAWNAKNKVTCETPATQGAASRTGDVFESAGTPGCGVAGKHPFSAAAAFLAAAGLGLIRRRRQR; encoded by the coding sequence ATGCGTCCGCGTCAGCTCTTCATCGCCGCCTCCGCCCTCGCTCTGATGATCGCCGCCGAGGCCCAGCAGGCGCAGGCCTGCGGCGGCACCTTCTGCGACTCCGGTCCCCAGGCCATGCCCGTCGATCAGTCGGGCGAGAACGTGCTGTTCGTGATGGACGGCAAATACGTCGAGGCTCACGTGCAGATCCAATACCAAGGCGCGGCCGAGCGCTTCGCCTGGATCGTCCCGATGCCGAAGGTGCCCGACGTGCAGGTCGGCTCGGCGCTGCTGTTCGACGCGCTCCTGCAAGGCACGGTGCCGACCTACGGCTTCACGCAGCAGACCGACGTCTGCGAGGACCCGAGCGCGAACGACTTCGGAACGTCGGCAGGAGCCGGCGGCGCCATGGGCATGGGCGGCTCCGGCGGCGCGAAGGACGCGGGCGGTCCGCAGGTCGTGTACGAGAAGACGGTGGGCGCCTTCGAGGTCGTGGTGCTCCAGGGCGGCACCGCGGAAGAGGTGAGCAAGTGGCTCGCCGACAACGCCTACCAGAACATCCCGACCGCGCCGGAGCTCCTGAAGAGCTACGTCAATCAAGCGTACGTGTTCGTCGCCATCAAGCTCACCGCTGGCGCCAACAGCAACGAGATCCACCCGCTGGTGTTCCGCTACGAAGGCAACGAACCTTGTGTGCCGCTGAAGCTCACGGCCGTCGCGGCCACCGAGGACATGGGCGTGCGCACGTTCTTCCTGGGCGACGACCGGGTCGTGCCCACGAACTACAAACACGTCACGCTCAACCCCGCCCGCATCGACTGGTCCAGCATGGGGCAGAACTACACTCAGGCCGTGTCGCGCGCGGTGGACAGCCCGGTGGCCAACGGCAGGGCGTTCGTCACCGAATACGCCGGCCCGAGCAGCGTCGTGAGCAGCTTCTCGTTCTACAATTCGGCGTGGAATTCCCAGGTCTTCGCCGGTATCGACCCCACCCTGGTGGTTGCCAAGCTGGAGCAGATGGGGCTCATCAGCTGCTACAGCTACCGCTACGACCCCCAGGAAGACTGCCAGTACTCGCACCCGCTGCTGAAGCCACTGCTCAGCGAGTACCTACCCGTCCCGCCCGGCCTCACGCCGGTGGAGTTCTACGGCTCGCTCACGACCTACCAGGACCAGATCGACCAGACGAAGTGGAACGCGAACGAGTTCGCCGCCGACTTCCAGCTGCGCATCCAGGCCCCGGCGGAGCACGCGCGCGACATCGTCACGAAGTGGCCGTACCTGACCCGCATGTTCACCACCATCTCGCCCTCCGAGATGACCGAGGATCCGATGTTCCACCCGCAGCCGGGACTCGAACCGGTGCAGCCTGGCGCCATCGCCGTGCGGCACACCAACTGCTGCGGCGCCACGACCATGGAGCTCACCGACGGCCGCAACATCGCCTTCGACAAGTCCACGCAGACCTGGCCCGTCTGGGACAGCACGATGCCTTGGGCAGATCAGATCGAGGAGTTCCCGCTCGGCGGCGACAAGATCACGCTGGTGGACAACGGCCCGGTGATCGCCGAGCGGCTCGGCGCCTGGAACGCCAAGAACAAGGTCACCTGCGAGACCCCCGCGACCCAGGGCGCGGCGAGCCGCACCGGCGACGTGTTCGAGTCGGCTGGGACGCCCGGCTGCGGCGTCGCGGGTAAGCACCCGTTCTCCGCCGCGGCGGCCTTCCTGGCGGCGGCGGGTCTGGGATTGATTCGCCGGCGGCGGCAGCGCTGA